The window GAGCAGATGAAGGCGTCTCACAATTGAGGTGTCTGTTAATTGGAGTGGGATCAGAGTGAAACTTGTGGTAAAAGAGTAGTATCATTGCTAGTTTACTTACATAAATACAGGACCAACTGCATGGCAGCAAAATTTTGAGCGATAGAATAACCTCCAATATTGTCTGTTTGCAAACCATTCCACGTGCCTGCGATTGTGTGATTACTGGAAAACGAATAACACAAATGTAAGAAGTTTTACAAGTGGCATAGATATTGAAGGCAATCGTCCCAGATAGATTATGTCGATCTTCCCTGGCCAGCAAGGTATCTAGGAGAAGGAAAATTATGATTTCAAAAACGGGCAGATCCTGCTTGTTAGCAATCTAGGAGTTTGGACCTCTGAAGAAGAAACCCCGGCCAAAGACTATTCATGTTTGTTCGAGATCAAGGAAATGAACAAGAATGAATAGCTTCCATTGATGTACCGTGAGATAGGAAAAAATTCCCATCAGCAACTTGGTGTAGATTTTTTCACCCAGCTTCTGCCTATAGACTCTCTCTAATATTGACTACTAGTATTACACATGTACTATTCAGTTTTAGGAGAAGAATTGTAGAAATATTGATTCAATACTATGACTTACAGATTCCCATAAAACAGATGACAGTTTCCATATTTGTTAAAGCACATGCTGTATAACGTCATTCCATAACAAAGAAGGACCACGGCCATGGAAGGGAGAAAGCGTACAATGTAGTACGGGAAGTATTCAAGGATCACCTAGAAATAGAGAAAGAAGGCATTCAAAATATGACAATCATACATATTTGTTATAGCACATGCTGTATAATGTCATTTGATGATAAACAAGGACCACCGAGGGTAGAAAGCGTACACTGTAGTATAGACGTACTCAAGGATCCAACGGAGGTACTATAGCTGGTGGAAGGGCAGCCTGGATGAAAAACATAGAAAAGTGAGGTCTTTGGAAAGGCAGAAGACCAATCTCTATAGGAACACCTGCCCCACTACCAGTTGCCGTTAAAACCACAGATCATGGTTCAATTGCCTTTATACTAATACTGGACTTTTATTAATGCCATAGGGCTGCCCGGACCTCCCATACCAATCACCCACCCCTTATCTGCCTACAAATACCTCCTCAATATAAAGTGGGAGCAAAAACTCACCTGGGTTTTCAAGTGTCCCTTATTTTTACCAAGAGCGATTGTCATCACTAGAGGGTCGACCTCCGTTGTTATCAAGGTCAGAGCTAGACACGGCAGTATTAGGCAGACCAGCCACAGGATGTGGTGACCAGAAATGATAGGTGGAAGAACGAAAATGCTTGTGAATAGTTGTGTAAATGACAAAGTCATGTAGCAGCTTAGCAGAAACTGGAAACAGTTCTTCATAGAGAAGGAATGATGGCGTGCCTGGAATAAGAAAGGTTGAACAACATCTTAAGTTTGTAAAATGACATTCTGAACTTTTAAAGGTAGTCCCCCTGTAGTTTATTCTCACATATGGTCGGTGTAATGAAGTCTTTGACGGCAAAGTGGAGTCAAAATTGAAGGGTTGAGCTGGTAAAATGGCTATGGCTAGCCATGAAAATTACATGGTTTGACAAACCAGTTCTTCCAGAGATGAATGTAATCCACAGACTAATAACAGTGTCCTATTGTGAGACAGATAAGAGATCAAATCAAAAGCAATTCACTTAAAAAACTGACCATGATATGGACCTTACCTCTGCAATTAATTTGATAAAGTTCACATCGTCTTCACGTTCAAAACTTAATGAACACGGaacatttgataattttgaacTCATCTTCATTGGGGAGGGGTAGTCCCAGATTTCAACTATTGGTGAGTCCTTAGTACAGAGTGGTGGATACAGAGGCTGGATACCAACACTGAAAGACAGAGAATATGGTTTTCAAATAAGATTTAAATACAACAAAAACATGGTTTGACTAAAGAAGAGGGGCCAGTTAAAATCCTTATTGATAATTATGGTAATAACAATTGTTCTAACAAAGTCCTCTTTACTGTACTATCTTATAATTGGGCGATGTGAAACGGACTTCAACAACTGATACTGATGAAAAAGGAAATGCTTACTCAGAATTTTCGCAATGCGCAGAAATAAAAAGGTAAGCAAAGATTAGGTGGTTTACAGTAACTCCATCCATACCTTATATCAGCCTGGAGAAATAAAGGGGTATTGCGCATATTGCCAAGGCTGCCAATGACGCAGACGACTTCACCACTCTCCTGCATGATCTTGATCATCTCTTGAGTGGCTGCAAATGGAACAATGAAGAtcgtaaatgaaacggccaggggccattgttaCTTTCCAGATTTTGTCCTCTGTGACCTCCTACCTTGGTGATGTTTGATGATTCGATGTATCCATGATTTAAAATTGGCCAGTAATATAGGGATTTTGgcacttttgatattttcagatttggcaccctggtggccaagtggtgaattaaACCTGACTGAAACTTTAACTTTACTCTAGTAGATTCGAACATGTTTACCTTCTGGTGTGCAGTCAGTGAAGAGAGACACAAGCAATGGAACGTTATCAACATTCTTCAGGTGGGGCCGTATGTTCTCTATGCCTTTGGGGAGTTTGGCCTGGAATGTAGAAAAGTGTATATCTGTAATAGAGAGGCAGGCAAATAACACTGAATAACTAAATGAATTAGTTAACTCAACTGTCATAACCAAAGACACAATTGACCAACAATTTATTAGTATTTGGTTTTACCTTCAAGCATTAAACGCATGCCACTGCAATTCTGTCAACAGTGAGGATGAATTCCTGAAGCTATCAGTCACAATGCTTCTCAGATACGCAGAATGTATTCAACCATTTTAAATACAACacaaatcatacatgtaaactGTGCTCAACCTACCCTATTAAACACATCAAATGGGATGCTGTCATCCGTATTTTCGGTCAAGTGACTTGATGCAGCCGTATTCGATATCTTATCCTCTAAGATTCTCTGTAACTCTTGACTAGAACCACTGCATTCTTCAACTCCTCCGTCAACCTCGATATGTATCTTATCCGTCGAACTTTCCCCCTGATCTACATCATCAATAACAACAACTTGTAACGAGTCACGAGAACCTTTTGGTAACGTCACGGCCTTCTGAGGTGGTGGACTCAAACCGGCTTTGTCTAGAGCCGCTGGAGCACTCCCTCGTCTACGGAGATCATCTATAATTTGAAGCTCATCAAATGCAACGTCGGCATTCTTTTCTTCGTCACTACAACTTGCCACTTCATTGTCTTCGCTAAGTAATGAAATATGACAGTTCCAACCAGCCTCAAGGCCGACCTTCTCAGAAAatacctgaaatgaaaacaaatacgATTTATCTATCCGTTATACGATCTTGATCACACTACATCAGCAATCTCAAGAATAGATTTTATGGTTTTTGGGACCTGCATAACTTACCCGACTTCTCAGTTCATTTTCTTTAGAAAAGTGAACAAATCTGATGCATGAGGTCTCCAACTGCTCGATCAGATGAACAATGTCCTGTTTGGCATGATACTGCATGGTGACCATTCCAATGAAGATCTGGTTACACTGAGTCCTGAAACAGCTGTCTACATCCGTGACAAGTTGGTCTTTTGTGTTGAGGAGCGAGTCGACGCTGCATCGCCGTCGGGGAATGTGGCCCTCCATTTTCTCCAAGTCCCATCGCCTGAAACAAAGGCAAAATGAGTAGGTAAGACAAGATGGGGAAAACTTATTCACCCCCTCTTTATTTTGACCTTTCCGTCAACCTTTAAAAGCCACAGTGGCTTCATTTAGGAAAAGTTCATAATTTTTATTTAAATGTTAATGAGTGCTATAGAAATCAGGGTTATTCTGGCAAACAACAAGTTTAGCAGAAGTCTTCAGCAATACAAAGAGTTGAGAAACCAAACTTAGAGGATACCAGAGTTGAAAGATAATACTCTAACAGACAATCACCAATTTTCAAGTCACTCCCTAACACAGACAGTCAtatcattattttgatataacCCGATGGGGGGTGGGATGTATATAGAAATAAAAGGTTATAACTAACTTTGTAGGTGTTGGACTTCTAAACTCGTAGATCTCAAGTCCATTCTCTGGCAGTTCGATGTACACATCTTTGAGTTTAGGACTAATCTTCTCAACAAGGGGGCAGTAGGAAAAGGCAGAACAGTATGCAGACATACTTTGGCGGTGGTAAAAATCCAGGATCTTCTTCCTGAAAAAAAGTTATGCATGCAATAGTTTATCTGAATAATCTTTTAAATGCTCAAAGCAAGGCCCAAATGCAAGCACCAGGAAATTAATGCATTTTTCCATATATTTTGGTTGGAATTTCAGATACATATTTGGCCCCTACTTCTAGCGGGAGGGTATACAGTTTAGACTTAAGGTACCCAGGAAGCCCTTACCTGTCATTGTCAGTGAGAGGCACCAAGTCATTACCATCCCAGTAGTCTGTACAGAGGTCAAGTAACATATCAGCTGTGCCTTGCGTCATCAATTGCAGCATGCCTGAAAGAGTCAGTCAGAGTCATTGAGAGAAGTTTACATTAAAGATTCCAAGTCATTCCAGGAAATCAAATTGACATCGATATACATTTAccatcaaaatcaaatttttcaaatctgTCTGCTTTTTTCATTAGCCATAGGAATAGTAGTGTTGTGTCGGAATCACCAGCAACAAATTCAAAGGGCCAGAAAACAGTTCCTTTTTAAAATTAAGATGGACAACTAAGCTTACCAGAAGCCTTCTCTTTCACCACCACAGTTGAAATGTTAGGCATTGGTGTCTTGTGTCGGATGAATGATTTGGATCTGAATAATTGGTCATTTGTTGCCTCGGGATGCTGGAAATAAGAATACATCAGTAGTTGTATCTAGGCTAAGTTACAAATTAGGTCAAGATTGCCACATGTAACTTGAGAATGGGAAAAATGGTGTTATTACATACGTGTACTTTCTTTCTGATAGTACCTGTTACTACTTGTTCCTGCAACTGGGTATGCCTTTCAGTACAAAGGCATATGATCCATCATGGCAACAGAAGATGGTGGAAAGTAAACAAATACATACTAGGCTATAAAATTTTCTCGCCATTCAATTTGCCAGTCCCAAAAAGTCCTGCAATGATATCTGATAAAACTCTACTCTTAGTGGCTCAGAATTGAATACTGGTACTTCATGGTTAGATTTAGAAGATGTTACAATAGGAATCAAAGACAAACTGCTGTAAAATGTGAGAACTTTAGAACTGTCAGTATGCATATCGcagatgttgtttttttctcaacagGGACAGGACTGGGTATGGGATGAGGAATTAATCACACAACCACAGAGGCACACCCAAGGAAATAGTACCTTGAGACGGGCCGGGCAGTTGAACAAGAACCAATGGGAGTTTACTATCTACAAGAACACagctaaactacatgtagtatcaacAAATGTCTAATAAAGAAAAACCTTTTTGATAATCATCCTTTATTCTGGACTGGTGGAATCGGAAGGTGCTAAATTTTAATGAGTTCAACTAGCAGTTGTAAAGGTTCAAAGTTTTACTGGACAATATAACGTgggattgaaaaaaaacaactcttTTTGGTTACTGTTTCTCACAAGGACAAACAATGCCATTTTTCTGGAAGGATTTGTCAATGGTTAGAAAAGGGGGTTAGGTAGTGAGAATGGTAAAGCAGCACTCGGGAAGAACACGGTCAAGCACATACCAGTAGATTGTCTGCTGAGAGAGCAGACGGCAGAAACCTCAACCCATGCTAGAGTGAAGAGGTCAAAAGTTAAAGCAAGCCTATAAGTCAAGAGGCCTGGACATCATTGGTTTGGATTAGCCAGCATGTCAGTTATATAGCCCCAATACAtttaacaatgaaatggccagggccattgtgctcacctcatgtggaggaaagatggataaagagcattgtattgtgtcatgtagtgttaggtttgatgtaggtccaagcaattacaatttccccaaaatggccaatttacagtacattcgacctctgtgaccttgaaaagtaggtcaaatcaaagaagacccgggtgacacattgaatggttgttagaattagatgtacctatgatataaaattggtgccaatcgggcaagtcattactaggaataatggcattttgaagaatttaggatttggccccctccctggaggccaaacggcaaatcagatcgcaccaaacttcggtacctgagatcacctgaccaaggggtacatgtgtacttaatttgtgatcaatagtcattgcagttaagaaacgtgccatagttacggcctgacggtgaatttacgccatttgacctctgtgagcttgacaagaaggtcaaattaaaaacctgtgtgacatatactgtatggtggttagatgtacccatgatatcaaattggtggcaatcgggcaagaagttaaggaataatcacatttttaaggtttttggattttgccccctggtggtcaagtggtgaatcatattggaccaaactttagtccctgagatcacctgactaaggggtaaatgtgtaccaaatttggtatcaatagtcattgcagtttagaaacgtgccatcgttacatcctaacggccaatttacaccatttgacctctgtgaccttgaaaaggagatcaaatcaaaaacccggaggatatatgatgcacctttgctagaagtacctaccatattttttttcaaaatttcccgactactattaagggagatattgcatattttcaattttaacgtttggccccctggtggccaaaccatgaaacgaatcggaccgaaacttggtctccaaggtgtcattacataagggtacatgtgtaccaagtttcaactcaatagctctaacagttacgaaacgtgccctgctaacggacgacggacgacgacgacgacgacgacgacgacgacgacgacgacgacgacgacgacgacgacgacgacgacggacgacggacgccacggtatgggataagctcacctctgctaagaggtgagctaaaaactatatGTTACAGTTGATACAAAAAGCAAATTTCAAGACCAAAAATCATACTGACACATGCATCTGACGGGCCTAATGATTAATCAAAGATAGATtaagatgaaaagaaatataCCAATATTAACCCAATATTTCATATACACTGAAGATCCTGCGGGACCATGATGCTGTTGATGGTGATATGGGTGTGAACCCAAAATAATTCAGAGACAGTGCTAAGTTATTCTGATCTGTGAGGATTACATGCGATCAAACCTAAACTggtatacatttgtatatcaaTATGAAACTAAAAGGGGGTCAAAGCCAAATCGTTTACATTATCTATGTTACTTGATAAGAGGTCTAAGTTCTATAGAGGAGGTGCGAATGACGTCATTACAGAAAAAGATGCCATTTTGGACGTCACTGACCAATGTGGCACACATTGTCGtcgtccaaaatggatgcctGAATGACATCACAGCATGGTCTCTATCCCTAAGCATGTACATTGCATGATACTGACATTGTCATGCTCCAAACCAAGCATCTCATGCTGTCTCAAACAAAGGGCAATCAAAGAAGAGTAGAAGATGCAGGGTGCTCTTCATTTTCAATGCACGATGCCATTCAATCTGCTGAATTCGCATAGCTATGCTTTGTGGTGTATTTACACTTAAGTCATCAACTCGTTTTGACAGAGAACTGGCTGGACCCCTTGTTAATCTGCTTGGGTTTCTAGTGGCAAGGGAGGTGGGGTACAAATATACTCCTGGTTAGAAGGAATGAAGTTTGTTCCCCCATTTTACCTGCTCAGAAAGGTTCGGTAACTGTCTTGAcagacattttcatgatttgaggTTCAGAATTAAGGCATTCAGAAACCTAACTTGGTGATTTAAGTGCTGAAAAACACTGGGGGTTATCACACTCTTTTTAAGagtgaaaaaattcaaaaaatataTACAGGTACTAAGGACATTGGAATTAAGAACAGATATATTTGATGGGATCACTTCACTACAACCAAATCCACCAGTCAAATAATCAATGCTTTCAATTTCTGGGAGAAAGTCCATTGATTCACTTCTTAAATTGCCCCAGACACCAATCAATACAATGAGTGTAACTTCCTTACCACACTGACACGGCGGTCATGATGGCAGAACTTAAATGGATGCGACTGAAAATGACACAATTATCTcacaaaatgacaacaaattgAAGAACTATTTATTTATGGCCATTTCTTTCCACTGCAAGGATGGCAGCGCCGTTTGCCTTGTATTATAACACCTGTCAGTACGTTTTGATTCACGAGAAAAAATGACTGATTGTCATGTTTTATTACGTGTGGGAAGTTCTCACAACACCTTCTAGGGAAGGATCACGTCCATCCAAAACATCAAGTTAACATGCATATGCATGACTGTGATCGTATCACGAAAGTAATAGGCCCAGAGAAGTCTTTACAGTGCCCCGGTGGTTGAAAATTACTGGATTTGGTTTTCCTGTAGGCCTGTATCGGCTTCAACAAAGAGAAGGCCAACGCATTGTTGTCAAAGTACATGCAGCTCCTCTTGGATAAAAACACTGATCGCCTCCACAGCATGTATTGGGAGAAAGCAAAGGCAGCTTTACACAAATGACTCACCCAGGCCGTACTCGAACAAATGGAACAAGGTTTAAAAACCAATTGATACCAAAACAGGTTATCTAGTTTGAGTTGCTAAGAACCTTCACCGATAATTTTTTATGTATTAGAAAGTCAGACCCTTAGCCACAAAATGCCTACGAAATACAGCTAGCAGTAAGCTTATCTCTGAGCAAATAAAAGCTGCAGAGCAATGAACAATACAATATATACTCACAGCATGCCTGTACATTCCCAAGGACATCTGAAGGTCAAACAAGTCCGTCACTTGATCAGAGAAACCAATCTGTTTAGCGAGTTCACACAAACATCTGAAATAATACATCATGTTTGCAATGAACACATGCAACTCGAAGATGTGATACTCCCATAGGGAGTTGAGCTTGAACCAGAATGTACACGCCTATGGTAGTAATATGTCAAAGCACATTTGTCAGCGCAAGTCCACCTACCTCCTGTTAACAACGGCCACAGTATCTTCCTTCTTGAATGACGCACACATCACATGATCAGCAAACTTTGTGTAGGCGTCTGCTGTTTCTAGGTTACAGGTGTTCAACAGTATGTTCAAACCCTGAAATAAATTTTTGATTCTTAAAGTAACCTGTATGAGATCTTGCTATACCAGTGAATATTGAATCACATAATCATAGATGTCTGTACCAAATCAGATGCCACCAACCATTAAAGAAGTTGAATCAAGAAACGCTACTAAAATGAGTTTTGAATGGTCCAGGCTAACACTTTAGGCAGGAGTAAAGTATGACTAACACATTAAAATTCCAAGGCTTAAATTTCACACAATTGTGATGTGCTCAATTACAATTATGACCAGATCAGAATTCTGCAAATGTTACCCCTTGGTAGGCCATAGTGAAAGTACTGAAAGAGTATCTTACCAGTGGCTTTAATGAACTAATCTGATTCTTCCATTTTGGATCATCAAAGAGCAGACCATAACGACTCTGTGGATCATGGGTCACATCCAGGACCTCGACTGTCCCTTCCTGCATGTAGGCTGAAGAAAGACAAAGGAACTCGGTTAGACAGCCAGTTTTGAACATAACAGAAGTGTACAAATACAAAAAGGAGAATAATGTACAAAGGTACCAATGTTTTCTGCCTTTATCAACAAGCACTACTTTGCCAAAATGTTCCTCTAAATTCCACTTTTgtggaaagtacatgtagacatACCATGCTTCGGCAGTTCAAAGTCCTCCTCATCTGTGTCCTCCTCTCCAATCCTGAATCCCGGCTCCTCCTCCTCCCACTCCTCCACTCCTGAACTCTTGTCCTCCGACACATCTTTATCCTTCTTCTTTACCTTCTTACTCGTCAGGAAGAAGACTTTCTCGGCGACAGGAATCGGCCACGATAGGATGCCCTTCTTGTCAACGCAGCACATTGACTgaacaataaaataaaataacgcTACGGTTTTTTTTGTCATCTTTCAAAAACAAGGTTCAACCACTAGCTGGTCTTCAAGTTGAAAATGCTCTCGGATTTTGACTCACTAGCACTTCCCACCAGGACGCAGGGAAAAGAACATAATCTTAAATTGGGTGTCACAACCTACTCAGTGTTCTGGTGCATCTGGCCAATCTTGACCTCCCTCATACTTACTGTCACGCTACCAAGGACATGAACTAGATCAG is drawn from Lineus longissimus chromosome 1, tnLinLong1.2, whole genome shotgun sequence and contains these coding sequences:
- the LOC135491077 gene encoding transmembrane protein 94-like isoform X2 is translated as MGALLEEHEKGGDGENSSDSENTDHGSGHTSKEALQILHDELLDEIDRYEYQHKRLPLADKFLQSDFHHKCVKSLFHWTDCLVMTVTALLLFIAFGVIEENNRHIWLLFEGLIILILFVTNIYVTAWNAKLKRKEIVVKTRKNISEIGKCIKHNIWYPSHYLNLNSPLSPCVSVQWTFRDNELVNLPCNFLVKGDLILLRPGQEVLIHCQSWDKDAEGYAIEEYSPGDIYLPKMDRDTSAQFNCPKGRRPYEPKPFVITATPFLTSLRRILEDSLKRPNSAIHNLIYQARTFFVQIRALPIFLAISFIVNLVRYIYLKDHVGEWPETLLVLQVHTVLPLVPLVFPLFYLLVNNYGAARVECIFKRALKSRKPLINVCEDASSISEDDAREDLEWSEVFKSFKLLLFGHSDILHRTTDLVHVLGSVTSMCCVDKKGILSWPIPVAEKVFFLTSKKVKKKDKDVSEDKSSGVEEWEEEEPGFRIGEEDTDEEDFELPKHAYMQEGTVEVLDVTHDPQSRYGLLFDDPKWKNQISSLKPLGLNILLNTCNLETADAYTKFADHVMCASFKKEDTVAVVNRRCLCELAKQIGFSDQVTDLFDLQMSLGMYRHAHPEATNDQLFRSKSFIRHKTPMPNISTVVVKEKASGMLQLMTQGTADMLLDLCTDYWDGNDLVPLTDNDRKKILDFYHRQSMSAYCSAFSYCPLVEKISPKLKDVYIELPENGLEIYEFRSPTPTKRWDLEKMEGHIPRRRCSVDSLLNTKDQLVTDVDSCFRTQCNQIFIGMVTMQYHAKQDIVHLIEQLETSCIRFVHFSKENELRSRVFSEKVGLEAGWNCHISLLSEDNEVASCSDEEKNADVAFDELQIIDDLRRRGSAPAALDKAGLSPPPQKAVTLPKGSRDSLQVVVIDDVDQGESSTDKIHIEVDGGVEECSGSSQELQRILEDKISNTAASSHLTENTDDSIPFDVFNRAKLPKGIENIRPHLKNVDNVPLLVSLFTDCTPEATQEMIKIMQESGEVVCVIGSLGNMRNTPLFLQADISVGIQPLYPPLCTKDSPIVEIWDYPSPMKMSSKLSNVPCSLSFEREDDVNFIKLIAEARHHSFSMKNCFQFLLSCYMTLSFTQLFTSIFVLPPIISGHHILWLVCLILPCLALTLITTEVDPLVMTIALGKNKGHLKTQVILEYFPYYIVRFLPSMAVVLLCYGMTLYSMCFNKYGNCHLFYGNLNHTIAGTWNGLQTDNIGGYSIAQNFAAMQLVLYLCGISSSYVYRQYHLWKKPPTDNILWCIVVPILVVLQCVYFAIDVSIMNPQGAILYYLSDVPIESWCVGLIWAPLLVPVNELAKMREIKLWVRYQKRARLDFGTKLGMNSPF
- the LOC135491077 gene encoding transmembrane protein 94-like isoform X1; protein product: MGALLEEHEKGGDGENSSDSENTDHGSGHTSKEALQILHDELLDEIDRYEYQHKRLPLADKFLQSDFHHKCVKSLFHWTDCLVMTVTALLLFIAFGVIEENNRHIWLLFEGLIILILFVTNIYVTAWNAKLKRKEIVVKTRKNISEIGKCIKHNIWYPSHYLNLNSPLSPCVSVQWTFRDNELVNLPCNFLVKGDLILLRPGQEVLIHCQSWDKDAEGYAIEEYSPGDIYLPKMDRDTSAQFNCPKGRRPYEPKPFVITATPFLTSLRRILEDSLKRPNSAIHNLIYQARTFFVQIRALPIFLAISFIVNLVRYIYLKDHVGEWPETLLVLQVHTVLPLVPLVFPLFYLLVNNYGAARVECIFKRALKSRKPLINVCEDASSISEDDAREDLEWSEVFKSFKLLLFGHSDILHRTTDLVHVLGSVTSMCCVDKKGILSWPIPVAEKVFFLTSKKVKKKDKDVSEDKSSGVEEWEEEEPGFRIGEEDTDEEDFELPKHAYMQEGTVEVLDVTHDPQSRYGLLFDDPKWKNQISSLKPLGLNILLNTCNLETADAYTKFADHVMCASFKKEDTVAVVNRRCLCELAKQIGFSDQVTDLFDLQMSLGMYRHASHPFKFCHHDRRVSVHPEATNDQLFRSKSFIRHKTPMPNISTVVVKEKASGMLQLMTQGTADMLLDLCTDYWDGNDLVPLTDNDRKKILDFYHRQSMSAYCSAFSYCPLVEKISPKLKDVYIELPENGLEIYEFRSPTPTKRWDLEKMEGHIPRRRCSVDSLLNTKDQLVTDVDSCFRTQCNQIFIGMVTMQYHAKQDIVHLIEQLETSCIRFVHFSKENELRSRVFSEKVGLEAGWNCHISLLSEDNEVASCSDEEKNADVAFDELQIIDDLRRRGSAPAALDKAGLSPPPQKAVTLPKGSRDSLQVVVIDDVDQGESSTDKIHIEVDGGVEECSGSSQELQRILEDKISNTAASSHLTENTDDSIPFDVFNRAKLPKGIENIRPHLKNVDNVPLLVSLFTDCTPEATQEMIKIMQESGEVVCVIGSLGNMRNTPLFLQADISVGIQPLYPPLCTKDSPIVEIWDYPSPMKMSSKLSNVPCSLSFEREDDVNFIKLIAEARHHSFSMKNCFQFLLSCYMTLSFTQLFTSIFVLPPIISGHHILWLVCLILPCLALTLITTEVDPLVMTIALGKNKGHLKTQVILEYFPYYIVRFLPSMAVVLLCYGMTLYSMCFNKYGNCHLFYGNLNHTIAGTWNGLQTDNIGGYSIAQNFAAMQLVLYLCGISSSYVYRQYHLWKKPPTDNILWCIVVPILVVLQCVYFAIDVSIMNPQGAILYYLSDVPIESWCVGLIWAPLLVPVNELAKMREIKLWVRYQKRARLDFGTKLGMNSPF